A DNA window from Shewanella baltica contains the following coding sequences:
- a CDS encoding aminotransferase class I/II-fold pyridoxal phosphate-dependent enzyme: MSSLLETKIAARQHALREQGLLRQRKVLSVDRPLNTNASTSSPRFVFEGRAYVNFSSNDYLGLSRVPELADALHLGAQTYGVGSGASPLVTGYSDAHLALERELCDLTGHEAALLFCSGFSANTALMKTLFDQHDIVVADKLVHASIIDGLQDSGAQLKRFLHNSLESAERLLARNQTSALITESVFSMDGDCAPIAELSALCRQHHAWLVVDDAHGFAVLDGYHNAEAAKLIDVQVVTFGKALGCQGAAVLGSQALIDFLVSNARAYIYSTALSPANAALALAATQYSTAHPELQQKLLENIALFKQLCREANVPLLGSDTAIQPLIIGDARQTLQVAEELRAAGIWVGAIRPPTVPVGSARLRITLTAAHAAEDIAACVAQLAQVLSRVVVPLVTERQAADNHR, from the coding sequence ATGAGTTCTCTGCTTGAGACTAAAATTGCCGCCCGTCAGCACGCTTTGCGTGAGCAAGGATTACTGCGACAACGTAAAGTGCTGAGTGTCGATCGTCCCCTTAATACCAACGCATCGACTTCGAGCCCACGCTTTGTGTTCGAAGGTCGCGCCTATGTCAATTTCAGCAGTAATGATTATTTAGGTTTATCCCGCGTACCTGAGCTCGCTGATGCCTTGCACCTTGGCGCGCAAACCTACGGTGTGGGTAGCGGCGCATCGCCCTTAGTGACAGGTTACAGTGACGCACATTTGGCGCTGGAGCGTGAGCTTTGCGACTTAACGGGACATGAAGCTGCATTGTTATTTTGCTCGGGCTTTAGTGCTAATACGGCGCTGATGAAAACCCTGTTTGATCAACACGATATTGTGGTTGCCGATAAGCTAGTGCACGCCTCCATTATCGATGGTTTGCAAGATAGTGGCGCGCAGCTGAAGCGCTTTTTACACAATTCCTTAGAAAGCGCTGAGCGGTTACTCGCTCGAAATCAAACATCGGCGTTAATCACTGAAAGCGTGTTTAGCATGGACGGAGACTGCGCACCGATTGCTGAGTTATCGGCGCTTTGTCGCCAACATCATGCTTGGTTGGTTGTCGATGATGCCCATGGTTTTGCGGTGCTCGATGGTTATCACAATGCAGAGGCCGCCAAGCTTATCGATGTGCAAGTGGTGACCTTTGGTAAAGCCTTAGGTTGCCAAGGCGCGGCCGTGTTGGGGAGTCAGGCGCTGATCGATTTTTTGGTCAGTAACGCCCGCGCATATATTTACTCGACTGCTTTATCGCCCGCCAATGCGGCGCTAGCCTTAGCCGCGACTCAGTACAGCACAGCACATCCCGAGTTACAGCAAAAACTGCTTGAGAATATTGCGCTATTCAAACAGTTATGCCGTGAGGCTAATGTGCCCCTTTTAGGTTCAGATACCGCGATTCAGCCGCTGATCATTGGGGATGCGCGGCAAACATTGCAAGTAGCCGAGGAGTTAAGGGCAGCAGGGATTTGGGTTGGCGCAATTCGCCCGCCGACCGTGCCTGTAGGCTCTGCGCGTTTACGTATTACCTTAACGGCTGCTCACGCCGCCGAAGATATTGCGGCGTGTGTTGCGCAATTAGCTCAAGTGCTCAGTCGCGTCGTTGTGCCGCTTGTGACTGAACGACAAGCTGCGGATAATCACAGATAA
- the bioD gene encoding dethiobiotin synthase: MFFVTGTDTDSGKTLVSSALLTAVNRLGAIASADSAVSILASNTLSTLGVKPIASGCAQTSEGLRNADALQLMTSSSLKLTYPVINPFTFEPAIAPHIAAAQVGVSLAPEAIIESLDLAAFAQADFCLIEGAGGWRLPLGEGRYLSEVVQRLELPVILVVGMKLGCLNHALLTQEAILADGLKIAGWVANCVDPNMSMFEENLASLKAMMSAPFLGCVPFLDDPSAENAADYLDTSPLFQSTEANA, translated from the coding sequence ATGTTTTTTGTAACAGGTACAGATACCGACAGTGGTAAAACCTTAGTCTCATCGGCGCTGTTAACCGCGGTGAACCGTTTGGGCGCGATAGCCAGTGCTGACTCGGCTGTGAGTATTTTAGCGTCTAACACGCTGTCGACCTTAGGTGTTAAGCCCATTGCCTCTGGCTGCGCACAAACCTCCGAAGGCTTGCGTAATGCCGATGCACTGCAGTTGATGACTTCATCGTCGCTGAAACTTACTTATCCTGTCATTAATCCTTTTACCTTTGAACCTGCGATTGCGCCGCATATTGCTGCCGCCCAAGTGGGCGTGAGCTTAGCACCTGAAGCCATTATCGAAAGTTTGGATTTAGCGGCATTTGCTCAAGCGGATTTTTGTCTGATTGAGGGCGCGGGTGGCTGGCGTTTGCCCTTAGGCGAGGGCCGATATTTATCGGAAGTGGTACAGAGATTAGAACTGCCAGTGATACTCGTGGTGGGCATGAAGCTCGGTTGCTTAAATCACGCACTGCTCACTCAAGAGGCAATACTGGCCGATGGACTTAAGATTGCTGGTTGGGTCGCTAACTGTGTCGACCCTAATATGAGTATGTTTGAGGAAAACTTGGCGAGTCTTAAAGCTATGATGTCAGCGCCTTTCCTCGGCTGTGTGCCTTTTCTTGATGATCCCAGTGCTGAAAATGCCGCCGATTACCTTGATACTTCACCGCTTTTTCAAAGCACAGAGGCTAATGCATAG
- the speA gene encoding biosynthetic arginine decarboxylase, translating into MNDWSIDDARAGYNVTHWSQGFYGISDHGEVTVSPDPKNPDYKIGLNELAKDMVKAGVALPVLVRFPQILHHRVNSLCQAFDQAIQKYEYQADYLLVYPIKVNQQQTVVEEILASQASKEVPQLGLEAGSKPELMAVLAMAQKASSVIVCNGYKDNEYIRLALIGEKLGHKVYIVLEKLSELKMVLAESKRLGVTPRLGLRARLAFQGKGKWQASGGEKSKFGLSAAQILLVVEQLKQNDMLDSLQLLHFHLGSQIANIRDIRQGVSEAGRFYCELRALGASVNCFDVGGGLAVDYDGTRSQSNNSMNYGLTEYANNIVNVLTDICNEYEQPMPRIISESGRYLTAHHAVLITDVIGTEAYQPEDIQPPAEESPQLLHNMWHSWSELSGRADQRALIEIYHDSQSDLQEAHSLFALGQLSLAERAWAEQANLRVCHEVQGLLSAKNRYHRPIIDELNEKLADKFFVNFSLFQSLPDAWGIDQVFPVLPLSGLDKAPERRAVMLDITCDSDGIVDQYVDGQGIETTLPVPAWSADSPYLIGFFLVGAYQEILGDMHNLFGDTNSAVVRIEDNGVTNIESVLAGDTVADVLRYVNLDAVAFMRTYEELVNLHIAEDERAQILEELQVGLKGYTYLEDFS; encoded by the coding sequence ATGAATGATTGGTCTATTGATGATGCTCGTGCTGGGTACAATGTTACTCACTGGAGCCAAGGTTTTTATGGGATCAGCGATCACGGTGAGGTGACAGTGTCACCGGATCCAAAAAATCCTGATTACAAGATTGGCTTAAATGAGCTAGCCAAAGACATGGTTAAAGCGGGCGTCGCTTTACCTGTACTAGTTCGTTTTCCGCAGATCCTGCACCACAGAGTGAACAGTTTGTGCCAAGCATTCGACCAAGCGATACAGAAATACGAGTATCAGGCGGACTATTTGCTGGTTTACCCCATTAAAGTAAACCAACAGCAAACTGTGGTGGAAGAGATCCTGGCGAGTCAGGCATCAAAAGAAGTACCACAACTGGGTTTAGAAGCAGGCAGTAAGCCTGAGCTGATGGCTGTGTTAGCCATGGCGCAAAAAGCCAGTTCAGTCATTGTATGTAATGGTTATAAAGATAATGAATATATCCGTTTAGCATTGATTGGTGAAAAGTTAGGCCACAAGGTTTACATCGTTTTAGAAAAACTGTCTGAATTGAAAATGGTGTTAGCGGAATCTAAACGTCTTGGTGTAACACCGCGTTTAGGTCTGCGTGCGCGTTTAGCGTTCCAAGGCAAAGGCAAATGGCAGGCGAGCGGCGGCGAGAAGTCTAAGTTCGGTCTATCTGCTGCGCAAATTTTGCTGGTTGTTGAACAACTTAAGCAAAACGATATGCTGGATTCGCTGCAATTGCTGCATTTTCACTTAGGTTCGCAAATCGCTAACATTCGTGATATTCGCCAAGGTGTGAGTGAAGCGGGTCGTTTCTATTGTGAATTACGTGCATTAGGCGCAAGCGTTAACTGCTTCGACGTCGGTGGTGGTTTAGCGGTGGATTACGATGGCACACGTAGCCAAAGTAATAACTCGATGAACTACGGCCTGACCGAATACGCCAACAATATCGTTAATGTATTGACCGACATCTGTAATGAATACGAGCAGCCTATGCCACGTATTATTTCAGAGTCTGGCCGTTACTTAACCGCGCACCATGCTGTGCTTATCACCGATGTTATCGGTACTGAAGCTTATCAGCCTGAAGATATTCAACCGCCTGCGGAAGAGTCACCACAGTTATTGCATAACATGTGGCATTCATGGTCTGAGCTTAGTGGTCGCGCCGATCAACGTGCTTTGATTGAGATTTATCACGATAGCCAAAGTGACTTACAAGAAGCGCATTCGCTATTTGCTTTAGGTCAATTGAGCTTGGCAGAACGTGCGTGGGCTGAACAAGCTAACCTACGTGTTTGCCATGAAGTGCAAGGACTATTGAGTGCGAAGAACCGTTATCACAGACCTATCATTGATGAACTCAATGAAAAGTTAGCTGATAAGTTCTTTGTTAACTTCTCATTATTCCAGTCATTACCCGATGCTTGGGGTATTGACCAAGTGTTCCCAGTATTGCCGTTATCGGGTTTAGATAAAGCCCCTGAGCGCCGTGCCGTCATGCTCGATATTACCTGTGACTCTGACGGTATTGTCGATCAATACGTTGATGGTCAAGGGATTGAAACCACATTGCCAGTACCAGCCTGGAGTGCGGATAGCCCGTACCTGATTGGTTTCTTCCTTGTGGGCGCATACCAAGAAATCTTGGGTGATATGCATAACCTGTTTGGTGATACTAACTCTGCAGTTGTTCGCATCGAAGATAACGGTGTGACGAACATTGAATCGGTATTAGCGGGTGATACTGTCGCTGACGTATTGCGTTACGTTAACTTAGATGCAGTGGCCTTTATGCGCACTTACGAAGAGTTAGTGAATCTGCATATTGCCGAAGATGAACGCGCACAAATTCTAGAAGAATTGCAAGTCGGCCTGAAAGGCTACACTTACTTGGAAGATTTTTCTTAA
- a CDS encoding HU family DNA-binding protein — MNKAQLIQRIAAELNASQASTKPVVEQILQQIHVALSEGEKIFLPQFGTFELRYHVAKTGRNPQTGEAIEIDGYNQPSFKASTALKQQINR; from the coding sequence ATGAACAAAGCACAACTTATCCAACGTATTGCCGCCGAGCTCAATGCATCGCAAGCGAGCACTAAACCTGTGGTTGAGCAGATATTGCAACAGATCCACGTCGCCTTAAGCGAAGGCGAGAAAATTTTCCTGCCGCAATTTGGCACCTTTGAACTCAGATACCATGTCGCAAAAACGGGCCGTAATCCACAAACGGGCGAGGCTATTGAAATCGACGGTTACAATCAGCCCAGCTTTAAAGCCTCAACGGCATTGAAGCAACAGATCAATCGCTGA
- a CDS encoding CvfB family protein has product MVQIGKTCKLEVVKQVSFGVYLNAHELGQVLLPNKVTPKDCQVGDLLDVFLYLDSEDIVIATTRRPLAQVGEFAYLKAVATGPYGAFLDWGLDKDLLLPFGEQHKPIEEGRSYLVYVHANRADERIMASSKIDKFLDKTEPEYTVGEQVDLYIGGTTDLGYKAIINHAHWGVIYENEVFQKLRFGQRLKGFIKQVRRDGKIDLVLQQGSKQELDKHAHIILIKLKQAGGFLALTDKTDAEIIYDQLGMSKKAFKKAIGGLFKNGQLSIDNDGLRLTETAE; this is encoded by the coding sequence ATGGTACAGATAGGTAAAACCTGCAAACTTGAGGTTGTAAAACAAGTCAGCTTTGGCGTGTATTTAAACGCCCACGAATTAGGGCAAGTACTGCTGCCAAACAAAGTCACCCCCAAAGACTGCCAAGTCGGTGATCTACTTGACGTGTTTCTGTATCTAGATTCTGAAGATATCGTGATTGCCACCACGCGCCGTCCATTGGCACAGGTAGGCGAATTTGCCTATTTAAAAGCCGTTGCAACCGGTCCTTATGGCGCCTTTTTAGACTGGGGCTTAGATAAAGACTTATTACTGCCCTTCGGTGAGCAACATAAGCCTATCGAAGAAGGTCGCTCTTATCTGGTTTATGTACACGCTAACCGCGCCGATGAACGCATCATGGCCTCTTCAAAAATCGATAAGTTCCTCGATAAGACAGAGCCAGAGTACACAGTGGGTGAGCAGGTCGATTTATATATCGGCGGCACCACAGATTTAGGCTACAAAGCCATTATTAATCATGCCCATTGGGGCGTGATTTACGAAAACGAAGTGTTCCAAAAACTGCGTTTCGGCCAAAGACTCAAAGGTTTCATCAAACAAGTGCGCCGCGATGGCAAAATCGATCTTGTGCTGCAACAAGGCAGTAAACAAGAGTTAGATAAGCACGCCCACATTATCCTGATCAAACTCAAACAGGCTGGCGGCTTCTTAGCCCTAACCGATAAAACCGATGCTGAAATCATTTACGATCAGCTTGGTATGAGCAAAAAGGCCTTCAAAAAAGCCATAGGTGGTTTATTTAAGAATGGGCAACTGAGCATAGATAATGATGGTCTGCGTTTAACTGAAACCGCAGAATAA
- a CDS encoding ABC transporter permease subunit, which translates to MTNNPPSSFNNMLIIAMFELRKFLFNTRGIIALVAFGLVWGVLLLYPIQSASAMLLQPNVKDVIDSLFGANTLNVLFEWPVAEMAVFWCFALYLFPMFSILIAADQFSSDKTRGTLRFLTIRTSRDSLLFGRFLGQILIQGLLILLTIIATVALALSRDSQLFLPALSSGALVGLNLIIVILPYTAVMTLLSLYARTARQAMVFATILWTVISIAIMVLGSQSSVLAQLQWVLPGAQLSDMLNTNGLNSLAYAPIPLIQTAAALLLGRIYMQRSSL; encoded by the coding sequence ATGACCAATAATCCACCCAGCAGTTTCAACAACATGCTTATCATCGCCATGTTTGAACTGCGCAAATTTTTATTTAATACCCGAGGGATCATCGCCTTGGTCGCCTTTGGTTTAGTGTGGGGCGTACTCCTGCTTTATCCCATCCAAAGCGCATCGGCGATGTTATTACAGCCAAATGTGAAAGATGTCATCGACAGCTTATTTGGTGCCAATACCCTCAATGTGCTCTTTGAGTGGCCCGTGGCCGAAATGGCGGTGTTTTGGTGCTTTGCGCTGTACTTATTTCCTATGTTCAGCATTTTGATCGCCGCCGATCAGTTCTCCTCCGATAAAACCCGTGGCACGCTGCGTTTTTTAACCATACGCACTAGCCGTGACAGCTTATTGTTCGGGCGTTTTCTCGGCCAAATCCTGATCCAAGGCTTGCTGATCCTATTAACGATTATCGCCACTGTCGCCCTCGCGCTCAGCCGTGACAGCCAGCTCTTTTTGCCGGCGTTAAGCTCTGGCGCCTTAGTTGGCCTTAACCTCATCATAGTGATCTTGCCCTATACGGCAGTGATGACCTTATTGTCCCTGTATGCGCGCACGGCACGCCAAGCTATGGTGTTTGCGACCATTTTATGGACAGTGATTTCCATCGCCATCATGGTGTTAGGCAGCCAATCTAGCGTATTGGCACAGCTGCAATGGGTATTACCCGGAGCCCAGCTGTCGGACATGCTCAATACAAATGGACTCAACAGCTTAGCTTATGCACCAATTCCATTGATCCAAACCGCTGCGGCCCTCTTGCTCGGCAGAATTTATATGCAAAGGAGCTCGCTATGA
- a CDS encoding methyltransferase domain-containing protein: protein MPSPIKSSKPKSCESTAHELNVSESAVMQIFEKQAIEKLAVGKRAIDKESNVHGAQIAERFSAAAHSYQDHNQLQRLSAASLLSEFTAKGHLLDIGAGPGTDFSAYHSEHQSGCHSEHGSMQNPPKTVFAVDIALGMLHKLKQTYPDYHGVCADAECLPFVDGCIDVIYSNLALQWCANFPAAVAEMARVLKSNGECHLSLVAQGSLNQLAELGLRVNDFSTLEALKAAFKLDTWQFLEVQLIPMTVHFDTLKALLYSIKGVGASVQSASATHSANSISLDNSISLDSSTIQSAGEVAGAIAASEPALRLRGRQDWQAMQAKAESLRVPQGLPLTYQIVQIRARRGM from the coding sequence ATGCCAAGCCCGATTAAATCCAGCAAGCCTAAATCTTGCGAGTCAACAGCTCACGAGTTGAATGTGAGCGAATCTGCTGTAATGCAAATTTTTGAAAAACAAGCGATTGAAAAACTAGCTGTCGGAAAAAGAGCAATTGACAAAGAATCCAATGTTCACGGTGCTCAGATTGCTGAACGATTCTCCGCAGCGGCCCATAGTTATCAAGACCATAATCAGTTACAGCGTCTGAGCGCCGCCAGTTTACTCAGTGAGTTTACCGCCAAAGGTCATCTGTTAGATATTGGCGCAGGCCCTGGGACCGATTTTTCGGCGTATCACTCTGAACATCAATCAGGTTGTCACTCTGAGCATGGTTCGATGCAAAATCCACCGAAAACTGTGTTTGCCGTGGATATCGCCCTTGGCATGCTACACAAACTAAAACAAACTTATCCCGATTATCACGGCGTTTGTGCCGATGCCGAGTGTTTACCCTTTGTCGATGGTTGCATCGATGTGATTTATTCGAATCTGGCTTTGCAGTGGTGTGCGAATTTTCCCGCCGCGGTAGCCGAAATGGCACGGGTGCTCAAGTCGAATGGCGAGTGTCATTTGAGCTTAGTGGCGCAGGGGAGTTTGAATCAATTGGCCGAATTAGGCTTAAGAGTGAATGACTTTTCGACGCTAGAGGCGCTAAAAGCGGCATTTAAACTCGATACATGGCAGTTCTTAGAGGTGCAGCTCATTCCTATGACAGTGCATTTTGATACTCTCAAAGCATTGCTCTATTCCATCAAAGGGGTGGGTGCCTCGGTGCAATCGGCCAGTGCAACCCATTCAGCCAATTCAATCAGTTTAGACAATTCAATCAGTTTAGATAGTTCAACGATTCAGTCAGCAGGAGAGGTTGCTGGCGCAATCGCCGCTTCAGAACCTGCTCTGCGATTGCGTGGTCGCCAAGATTGGCAGGCAATGCAGGCCAAAGCCGAATCCTTACGTGTACCCCAAGGTTTGCCGTTAACCTACCAGATAGTGCAGATACGTGCTCGGCGCGGGATGTAA
- a CDS encoding ABC transporter ATP-binding protein, protein MSLIQCQGLSQLYGSKKALNDVNFSLEVGAPIALVGPNGAGKTTLFSLLCGYLSPSAGTITLLGEAPNSPKLLGKIAALPQDAVLDPNLTIVSQLSFFARLQGMGVEQARQEAIRVLTLVDLADVAEQKPPSLSHGMSKRVSIAQALIGSPELVLLDEPTAGLDPANAKKVRELVKALSPTTTFMISSHNLDELEKLCDQVLYLDKGQLSQAVSMHASTDSDYLTLTMQSCDSDLLQAEVTKLAGVVNVSSKQSKVFIIKLATDEEKAQSSDIEMRLFALFNQHKWQYKMLLKGRTLEETLFS, encoded by the coding sequence ATGAGTTTGATCCAATGCCAAGGGCTGTCGCAACTTTACGGCAGCAAAAAGGCGCTGAATGATGTTAACTTCAGCCTAGAAGTGGGTGCGCCCATCGCCCTTGTCGGTCCAAACGGCGCGGGTAAAACCACGCTTTTTAGCCTGTTATGCGGCTATTTGTCGCCAAGTGCAGGGACAATAACCCTGCTCGGTGAAGCACCTAATAGCCCTAAACTTTTAGGCAAAATTGCCGCTTTACCTCAGGATGCGGTGCTCGATCCCAATTTGACCATTGTTAGCCAGTTAAGCTTTTTTGCGCGTCTGCAGGGCATGGGCGTAGAACAAGCCAGACAAGAGGCCATTCGCGTATTGACCTTAGTCGATTTGGCGGATGTCGCCGAGCAAAAACCACCAAGCCTCAGCCACGGTATGAGTAAACGCGTATCGATTGCACAGGCGCTGATTGGCTCGCCAGAGTTGGTACTATTGGATGAGCCGACCGCGGGGCTCGATCCTGCCAACGCGAAAAAAGTCCGCGAACTGGTCAAAGCCTTATCGCCCACCACAACTTTTATGATCAGCTCGCATAATCTCGATGAGCTCGAAAAGCTGTGCGATCAGGTGTTGTATTTAGACAAGGGACAATTAAGCCAAGCCGTGTCTATGCATGCATCGACCGACAGTGATTACCTGACGTTAACCATGCAAAGCTGTGACAGTGATTTGCTGCAAGCGGAAGTGACGAAACTGGCGGGCGTGGTGAACGTCAGCTCAAAACAGAGCAAGGTGTTTATTATTAAGCTCGCAACGGATGAAGAAAAAGCACAGAGCAGTGATATTGAAATGCGCCTATTTGCCCTCTTCAACCAACATAAGTGGCAATACAAGATGCTGCTGAAAGGCCGTACCTTGGAAGAAACGCTCTTTTCATAG
- the bioB gene encoding biotin synthase BioB → MSQLQVRHDWKREEIEALFALPMNDLLFKAHSIHREVYDPNEVQISRLLSIKTGACPEDCKYCPQSARYDTGLEKERLLAMETVLTEARSAKAAGASRFCMGAAWRNPKEKDMPYLKQMVQEVKALGMETCMTLGMLSEDQANDLAGAGLDYYNHNLDTSPEYYGDVITTRTYQNRLDTLTNVRASGMKVCSGGIVGMGEKATDRAGLLQQLANLPQHPDSVPINMLVKVAGTPFEKLDDLDPLEFVRTIAVARILMPLSRVRLSAGRENMSDELQAMCFFAGANSIFYGCKLLTTPNPEESDDMGLFRRLGLRPEQGAAAKLEEESAVLAKAAAYQDKSSAQFYDAGAL, encoded by the coding sequence ATGTCGCAGTTGCAAGTTCGTCATGATTGGAAGCGGGAAGAAATCGAAGCCTTATTTGCGCTGCCGATGAATGATTTGTTATTTAAAGCCCACAGCATTCACCGTGAAGTGTACGATCCCAATGAAGTGCAAATTAGCCGCTTGTTATCGATTAAAACCGGTGCTTGCCCTGAGGATTGTAAATACTGCCCGCAGAGCGCCCGTTATGACACAGGTCTGGAAAAAGAGCGTTTGCTGGCAATGGAAACTGTGCTGACCGAAGCTCGCAGCGCTAAAGCCGCGGGGGCTTCTCGTTTCTGTATGGGCGCCGCTTGGCGTAACCCAAAAGAAAAAGACATGCCGTACCTTAAGCAAATGGTACAAGAAGTCAAAGCGTTAGGCATGGAAACCTGTATGACGCTCGGCATGCTTTCTGAAGATCAAGCGAACGATTTAGCCGGCGCAGGCTTAGATTATTACAACCATAATTTAGATACCTCGCCTGAATACTACGGCGATGTGATCACCACTCGTACCTATCAAAATCGTTTAGATACACTGACAAATGTGCGCGCCTCAGGCATGAAAGTCTGCTCTGGCGGGATTGTCGGCATGGGTGAAAAGGCGACGGATCGTGCAGGCTTACTGCAACAGCTGGCCAATTTACCACAGCATCCTGATTCTGTGCCTATCAACATGTTAGTCAAAGTGGCGGGTACGCCATTTGAGAAACTTGACGATCTCGATCCACTCGAGTTTGTGCGTACTATTGCCGTGGCACGTATTTTAATGCCACTTTCGCGCGTGCGTTTATCGGCGGGCCGCGAAAATATGAGTGATGAACTGCAGGCCATGTGTTTCTTTGCTGGCGCGAACTCGATTTTCTACGGTTGCAAATTGCTGACCACGCCAAACCCAGAAGAAAGCGATGATATGGGGCTATTCCGACGTTTAGGTTTACGTCCAGAGCAGGGCGCAGCGGCAAAACTGGAAGAAGAAAGTGCAGTATTAGCCAAAGCGGCGGCCTATCAAGATAAGTCATCGGCACAATTCTATGACGCGGGTGCTTTGTAA
- a CDS encoding YceH family protein: MELTLHEARVIGCLLEKEITTPEQYPLSLNSLTLACNQKTSREPVLELSETQVQIAVDSLNRKRLISEQSGFGSRVVKYKHRFCNTEFSELQLSPAALAIVCLLLLRGPQTPGELRTRSNRLHEFKDVIEVEDCIRQLMNREKPFLKQLPREAGRRESRYVELFSAASSQLETAQPESASHTVAHVAVSLDAEPLELTKRVTELEQQVAELTQKLDELIASLS; the protein is encoded by the coding sequence ATGGAACTCACGTTACACGAAGCCAGAGTCATCGGATGCCTGCTTGAGAAAGAAATCACCACCCCTGAGCAATATCCACTCTCGCTAAACTCTTTGACCTTAGCCTGCAATCAAAAAACCAGCCGCGAGCCGGTACTCGAACTCAGCGAAACCCAAGTGCAAATCGCCGTTGATTCCCTTAATCGGAAACGTTTGATCAGCGAACAGTCGGGATTCGGCAGCCGCGTCGTTAAATACAAGCACAGATTCTGCAATACCGAATTCAGCGAACTTCAACTGTCCCCCGCCGCACTCGCCATCGTCTGTTTGTTGCTATTACGTGGCCCACAAACGCCGGGAGAATTGCGCACCCGCAGTAACCGCCTACACGAGTTTAAAGACGTGATCGAAGTGGAAGATTGCATCCGTCAATTGATGAACCGCGAAAAGCCTTTCTTAAAACAGTTGCCCAGAGAAGCCGGTCGCCGTGAATCCCGTTATGTGGAACTATTCTCTGCCGCCTCATCGCAACTCGAAACTGCGCAGCCCGAAAGTGCGAGCCATACCGTCGCCCATGTCGCTGTGTCTTTGGATGCTGAGCCGCTTGAATTAACCAAAAGAGTGACCGAGCTTGAGCAACAAGTGGCTGAACTGACGCAAAAGCTTGATGAGTTAATTGCCTCATTAAGCTAA